A genomic region of Paenibacillus sp. PL2-23 contains the following coding sequences:
- a CDS encoding YigZ family protein, producing MLNLNRYRTVRAEAGQEIVIRKSRFIGYAKPVASEEEAIAFIDEIKRLHRTATHNCSAYVIGERDQFQKASDDGEPSGTAGKPILEVIKNKGLKNVAVVVTRYFGGIMLGAGGLVRAYTDGAVAGIEAAGEIEMVLHREVSVTVDYTWYGKLENEWRGRGTRLGGTAFTDYVTVLCLPEEREQEAFVAWMTDVTQGQAQIAIGEPRFYIEGE from the coding sequence ATGTTAAACTTGAATAGATATAGGACGGTTAGAGCAGAAGCGGGTCAAGAAATCGTCATTCGAAAATCTCGTTTCATCGGCTATGCCAAGCCCGTTGCATCGGAGGAGGAGGCCATCGCCTTTATCGATGAGATTAAGCGGCTGCACAGAACGGCGACGCATAATTGCTCAGCTTACGTCATCGGCGAGCGTGATCAGTTCCAGAAGGCCTCTGACGACGGAGAACCCAGCGGCACGGCCGGCAAGCCGATTCTTGAGGTGATCAAGAACAAGGGCCTCAAGAATGTTGCCGTCGTGGTCACACGCTATTTCGGAGGCATTATGCTTGGCGCTGGAGGGCTGGTCCGGGCTTATACGGACGGCGCTGTTGCCGGCATCGAAGCAGCCGGAGAGATCGAGATGGTGCTCCATCGCGAGGTAAGCGTGACGGTTGATTATACGTGGTACGGCAAGCTGGAGAATGAGTGGCGCGGGCGCGGCACAAGACTCGGCGGCACGGCCTTTACGGATTACGTAACGGTGCTCTGTCTGCCGGAGGAGCGGGAACAGGAAGCGTTCGTCGCCTGGATGACGGACGTGACGCAGGGACAAGCGCAGATTGCCATAGGCGAACCGCGCTTCTATATAGAAGGCGAATAG
- the tkt gene encoding transketolase — protein sequence MTVPQKTIDQLSIDTIRTLAIDAIEKAKSGHPGMPMGAAPMGYQLFAKSMKHNPANPEWINRDRFVLSAGHGSMLLYSLLHLSGYDLPIEELQNFRQWGSLTPGHPEFGHTAGVDATTGPLGQGVAMAVGMAMAEAHLAAVYNKEGFDIMNHFTYSICGDGDLMEGISHEAASLAGHLGLGKLVVLYDSNDISLDGELSLSYSESVQSRFEGYGWQVLRVEDGNDLDALSQAISEAQAELAKPTLIEVKTVIGYGSPNKGGKGGHAGPHGSPLGAEETKLTKQFYGWSEEHQFHVPDEVRAHFAEVKSHGESVNAEWNSLFAAYKEAHPELAKQFELAIAGELPEGWDSELPTYTTEDKPLSTRVASGNALNGLAKKMPNLAGGSADLESSTMTHLKGIAQFKPGSYDGRNIYFGVREFGMAAAMNGISLHGGIKVFGGTFFVFTDYLRPAIRLAALMGQPVVYVLTHDSIAVGEDGPTHEPIEQLASIRIIPGLTVIRPADGNETSAAWAYAAENKANPVALVLTRQNLPILEGTVTGARENISKGAYVLSDAANGKPQAQIIATGSEVQLAVAAQRALAEEGIHVRVISMPSMDLFEKQSKAYKQSVILPDVKARLAIEMAHPFGWERYTGDHGDILAIDRFGASAPGDRVIKEYGFTVENVVSKVKALL from the coding sequence ATGACTGTACCGCAAAAAACGATTGACCAGCTCTCCATAGACACAATTCGCACGCTTGCGATCGACGCGATCGAGAAGGCGAAGTCCGGCCATCCCGGCATGCCGATGGGCGCGGCGCCAATGGGCTATCAGCTGTTCGCCAAAAGCATGAAGCATAATCCGGCCAATCCGGAATGGATTAACCGCGACCGCTTTGTGCTGTCCGCCGGCCATGGCTCCATGCTGCTGTACAGCTTGCTGCATCTGTCCGGCTACGATCTGCCGATCGAGGAGCTGCAGAACTTCCGTCAGTGGGGCTCCCTCACACCGGGCCATCCGGAGTTCGGACATACGGCTGGCGTTGACGCGACAACGGGCCCGCTTGGCCAAGGCGTAGCGATGGCAGTAGGCATGGCGATGGCTGAAGCGCATCTGGCGGCTGTCTACAACAAGGAAGGGTTCGACATTATGAACCACTTTACATACTCCATCTGCGGCGACGGCGACTTGATGGAGGGCATCTCCCATGAAGCGGCTTCGCTGGCTGGTCATCTGGGCCTTGGCAAGCTGGTTGTGCTGTACGATTCCAATGATATTTCCCTTGACGGCGAGCTGAGCCTCTCCTACTCGGAGTCGGTGCAAAGCCGCTTCGAAGGCTATGGCTGGCAGGTGCTGCGCGTAGAGGACGGCAACGATCTGGACGCGTTGTCCCAAGCCATCAGCGAAGCGCAGGCGGAGCTGGCTAAGCCGACATTGATCGAGGTGAAGACGGTCATCGGCTACGGCAGCCCCAACAAAGGCGGCAAGGGCGGCCATGCCGGTCCGCACGGATCGCCGCTGGGCGCTGAGGAGACCAAGCTGACGAAGCAGTTCTACGGCTGGTCCGAGGAGCATCAATTCCATGTCCCGGACGAGGTTCGCGCGCATTTCGCGGAAGTGAAAAGCCATGGCGAAAGCGTCAACGCGGAGTGGAACTCGCTCTTCGCAGCATACAAGGAGGCTCATCCCGAGCTGGCGAAGCAATTCGAGCTGGCGATCGCCGGCGAATTGCCTGAGGGCTGGGATTCGGAGCTTCCGACATATACAACGGAAGACAAGCCGTTGTCTACGCGCGTCGCTTCCGGCAACGCTCTGAACGGACTGGCGAAGAAGATGCCTAACCTGGCTGGCGGATCCGCGGATCTGGAGAGCTCCACCATGACGCATTTGAAGGGCATTGCCCAGTTCAAGCCAGGCAGCTATGACGGCCGCAACATTTATTTCGGCGTACGCGAATTCGGTATGGCCGCTGCGATGAACGGCATCAGCCTGCATGGAGGCATCAAGGTGTTCGGCGGCACGTTCTTCGTGTTCACGGACTACCTGCGTCCGGCGATTCGTCTTGCGGCTCTGATGGGGCAGCCGGTTGTCTACGTGCTGACACATGACAGCATCGCCGTAGGTGAGGACGGTCCGACTCACGAGCCGATCGAGCAGCTGGCTTCGATTCGCATCATTCCAGGACTGACCGTTATCCGCCCGGCAGACGGCAACGAGACGTCAGCGGCATGGGCCTATGCGGCGGAGAACAAAGCCAACCCCGTTGCGCTTGTGCTGACCCGCCAGAACCTGCCGATTCTTGAAGGCACCGTAACAGGGGCTCGCGAGAACATCAGCAAAGGTGCTTATGTGTTGTCCGATGCAGCTAACGGCAAGCCGCAGGCGCAAATTATCGCAACAGGCTCCGAGGTGCAGCTGGCGGTAGCGGCGCAGAGGGCGCTTGCTGAGGAGGGCATCCACGTTCGCGTTATCAGCATGCCAAGCATGGATTTGTTCGAGAAGCAGTCCAAAGCGTACAAGCAATCCGTTATACTCCCTGACGTGAAGGCGCGCTTGGCGATTGAGATGGCTCATCCCTTCGGATGGGAGCGTTACACGGGAGATCATGGCGACATTCTGGCCATTGATCGCTTCGGCGCGTCCGCTCCAGGCGACCGCGTAATCAAGGAGTATGGCTTCACAGTCGAGAATGTCGTCAGCAAAGTGAAAGCTCTGCTGTAA
- a CDS encoding glucose-6-phosphate isomerase: protein MSKTVHFDYSKALTFLGQHEIDNLSEQVKAAHGQLHNGTGAGSDYLGWIDLPTNYDKEEFARIKQAAEKIKSDSEVLIVIGIGGSYLGARAAIEMLSNSFYNIQSKEQRKTPQVLFAGNNISSTYVTHLLQLLEGRDWSINVISKSGTTTEPAIAFRVFRAELEKKYGKEEARKRIYATTDQAKGALKKLSNEEGYESFVIPDDVGGRYSVLTAVGLLPIAVAGIDIDAMMQGAADASQEYANPNLAENEAYQYAAARNALYRKGKVTEILVNYEPNLHFVSEWWKQLFGESEGKDYKGIYPASVDFSTDLHSMGQFIQEGNRNIFETVIQVKEVAEHITIGHDEDNLDGLNFLTGKTMDFVNKKAFEGTLLAHTDGQVPNLIVNITDMTPYTFGYLVYFFEKACGISGYLLGVNPFDQPGVEAYKKNMFALLGKPGFEKEKAELEARL, encoded by the coding sequence ATGAGCAAAACGGTACATTTCGACTACAGCAAAGCGCTGACATTCCTCGGCCAACACGAAATCGACAATCTGTCCGAGCAAGTGAAGGCAGCGCATGGCCAATTACATAACGGCACGGGCGCAGGCTCCGATTACCTGGGCTGGATCGACCTGCCAACGAATTATGACAAGGAAGAATTTGCGCGCATCAAGCAGGCGGCAGAGAAGATCAAATCCGATTCCGAGGTGCTGATTGTCATTGGCATCGGCGGCTCCTACCTGGGCGCTCGCGCGGCAATCGAGATGCTGTCGAACTCGTTCTATAACATTCAGTCCAAGGAGCAGCGCAAGACGCCTCAGGTGCTGTTCGCGGGCAACAATATCAGCTCCACTTATGTAACGCACCTGCTTCAGCTGCTGGAGGGAAGAGATTGGTCGATCAACGTAATCTCCAAGTCCGGCACGACGACGGAGCCGGCCATCGCATTCCGCGTATTCCGTGCGGAGCTGGAGAAGAAATACGGCAAGGAAGAGGCTCGCAAACGGATTTACGCGACGACTGACCAAGCGAAGGGCGCACTGAAGAAGCTGTCCAACGAGGAAGGCTACGAATCCTTTGTCATTCCGGATGACGTAGGCGGACGTTATTCCGTGCTGACGGCTGTCGGCTTGCTGCCAATCGCTGTTGCGGGTATCGACATCGACGCTATGATGCAAGGCGCTGCCGACGCTTCCCAGGAATACGCGAATCCGAATCTTGCGGAGAATGAAGCTTATCAATACGCCGCTGCCCGCAACGCGCTGTACCGCAAAGGGAAGGTAACGGAAATTCTCGTGAACTACGAGCCTAACCTGCACTTTGTATCGGAGTGGTGGAAGCAGCTGTTCGGCGAAAGCGAAGGCAAAGACTACAAGGGCATTTATCCCGCTTCGGTCGACTTCTCGACGGACCTGCACTCCATGGGCCAATTCATTCAGGAGGGTAACCGCAACATCTTCGAAACCGTCATTCAGGTGAAGGAAGTGGCGGAGCACATTACTATCGGCCATGACGAGGACAATCTGGACGGCCTGAATTTCTTGACTGGCAAGACAATGGACTTCGTGAACAAAAAGGCGTTCGAGGGCACGCTTCTGGCTCATACGGACGGCCAAGTGCCGAACCTGATCGTCAACATTACAGACATGACGCCTTACACATTCGGCTACCTCGTCTACTTCTTCGAGAAGGCTTGCGGAATCAGCGGCTACCTGCTTGGCGTGAATCCGTTCGACCAGCCGGGCGTCGAGGCTTACAAAAAAAATATGTTCGCCCTGCTTGGCAAGCCAGGCTTTGAGAAAGAGAAGGCGGAGCTGGAAGCGCGTCTGTAG
- a CDS encoding pyrimidine/purine nucleoside phosphorylase produces MSQFENVTIVKKANVYFDGKVTSRAVLFADGTKKTLGIMLPGDYEFGTDCLEIMEILGGDLKVLLPGETEWLHIKGEGEFKVPANTKFKLQVAEVTDYCCSYIYE; encoded by the coding sequence ATGTCGCAATTTGAAAATGTAACAATCGTCAAGAAAGCCAACGTCTACTTCGACGGAAAAGTCACCAGCCGCGCGGTGCTGTTCGCCGACGGAACCAAAAAAACGCTTGGCATTATGCTGCCGGGCGATTATGAGTTCGGTACAGACTGCCTTGAAATTATGGAAATCCTGGGCGGCGACCTGAAGGTGCTGCTTCCTGGCGAAACGGAATGGCTTCATATCAAGGGCGAAGGCGAGTTCAAGGTTCCAGCTAACACGAAGTTCAAGCTTCAGGTAGCGGAAGTGACGGACTACTGCTGCTCGTACATTTACGAATAA
- a CDS encoding DUF420 domain-containing protein — translation MKEKNYTPIVAVLTVVIVALVAILFFLPAYNGEVGFDVLLLPLLNAIFNSFTFVSLLIALIAIMKKNVRMHRAFILMAFVTTTLFLVSYVTYHYLTESTPYGGEGLLKGIYLFVLLTHIVLAIVVVPLALMSLARGLANQVDKHRRIARWTMPIWLYVSLTGVIVYLMISPYYS, via the coding sequence TTGAAGGAAAAAAACTATACGCCAATCGTCGCCGTTCTGACGGTTGTGATTGTGGCGCTCGTCGCGATTTTGTTTTTTCTGCCGGCGTATAACGGCGAGGTCGGCTTCGATGTGCTGCTGCTTCCTCTGCTTAACGCGATATTCAACAGCTTCACCTTTGTCTCTCTGCTGATCGCCCTTATTGCCATTATGAAAAAAAATGTGCGAATGCATCGCGCGTTTATTCTGATGGCGTTTGTGACAACGACCCTGTTCCTGGTGTCCTACGTCACGTACCATTATTTGACGGAATCGACGCCGTATGGCGGGGAAGGCCTCCTCAAGGGCATCTATCTGTTTGTGCTGCTGACCCATATTGTGCTTGCGATTGTCGTCGTGCCGCTGGCGCTGATGTCGCTTGCGAGAGGGCTTGCGAATCAGGTCGACAAGCACAGAAGGATCGCTCGCTGGACCATGCCGATCTGGCTGTACGTCAGCTTGACGGGCGTTATCGTGTACCTGATGATTTCGCCTTATTATTCGTGA
- a CDS encoding TIGR01777 family oxidoreductase: MRIAIAGGSGFIGGALTEALLARGDEVWIISRRAAGADGTRQHAKRSSVTWDQLEREPSLLEGFDGIVNLAGESINQRWTDAAKRRILESRVTAAERMASLVAALKSKPPVVVNASGISAYGHSETELFDEDSRTVQSDFLSRVVREWESAADKIPVERLVKLRVGLVLDRKGGAFPLMLLPYRLFGGGRVGSGKQGLSWIHIDDMVGLILFSLDHHNVRGVLNASAPEPVTNDAFGRAVGRAFGRPHWFPVPAPLLRLALGEMSSLVLEGQRAWPKRALELGYKYRYPKLEAALSQLAGRSL, from the coding sequence ATGAGGATTGCCATTGCCGGTGGAAGTGGGTTTATCGGGGGAGCGTTAACGGAGGCGCTTCTGGCCAGAGGAGATGAGGTATGGATCATTTCGCGGCGCGCTGCGGGGGCCGATGGGACCAGGCAGCATGCCAAGCGGAGCTCGGTCACCTGGGATCAGCTGGAACGAGAGCCAAGCCTTCTGGAAGGCTTCGACGGCATTGTGAATCTAGCCGGCGAAAGCATTAACCAGCGATGGACAGACGCCGCCAAGCGCCGCATTCTGGAGTCCAGAGTGACGGCGGCGGAGCGAATGGCTTCCTTGGTTGCCGCGCTGAAGAGCAAGCCCCCCGTCGTCGTCAACGCGTCAGGCATATCCGCTTACGGCCATTCGGAGACAGAGTTGTTCGACGAGGACAGCAGAACGGTACAGAGCGACTTCCTGTCGAGGGTCGTTCGAGAGTGGGAGTCCGCAGCGGACAAGATCCCGGTCGAACGTCTCGTTAAGCTTCGTGTCGGGCTGGTGCTGGACCGGAAGGGCGGTGCGTTCCCGCTTATGCTGCTGCCCTATCGGCTCTTCGGAGGCGGCCGGGTCGGCTCTGGCAAGCAGGGGCTGTCCTGGATTCATATCGACGATATGGTCGGCCTTATTCTGTTCAGTCTGGATCATCATAACGTTCGTGGAGTGCTGAACGCATCCGCACCCGAGCCAGTGACAAACGATGCCTTCGGCAGAGCGGTGGGCCGGGCCTTCGGGCGCCCGCACTGGTTCCCCGTGCCCGCTCCTCTCCTGCGGCTCGCATTGGGCGAGATGTCGTCCCTGGTGCTGGAGGGGCAGCGCGCTTGGCCGAAGCGGGCGCTGGAGCTCGGCTACAAATATCGCTACCCCAAGCTGGAAGCCGCTCTGAGCCAGCTGGCCGGCCGCTCCCTTTAG
- a CDS encoding deoxyribonuclease IV: protein MLKIGSHVSFSDKGLQTAAQEAISYGSSTFMIYTGAPQNTRRKPIETLYIEEGKALMEQAGIGEIVVHAPYIINLGSYKPDTFELAVSFLQEEIRRTDYIGVRNIVLHPGAYTDKDAEFGIARIAEGLNEVLAGTSGTNVSIALETMAGKGTEIGRSFEEIAAIIDKVQHNERLTVCMDTCHMHDSGYDLIHDLDGVLEQFDRIVGLSRVAVVHINDTKNPRGAGKDRHAPIGAGWLGQAAISRIVNHEALQGRPFILETPWIGKEDKTQRPMYEVEIALLRGDVRGRFGESFLEDVDRLQSYFAKQGVDPRGFVIDTWTLLKNDAKAKKADPREPMERLYDQIIADSVLSAELTEEQVNQRLTAWFAGKELFAQV from the coding sequence ATGTTGAAAATAGGTTCCCATGTATCATTTTCGGACAAGGGTCTTCAGACGGCCGCTCAGGAAGCTATTTCCTACGGCTCCAGCACGTTTATGATTTACACCGGCGCGCCGCAGAATACGCGTCGCAAGCCGATCGAAACCTTATATATTGAAGAAGGCAAAGCGCTGATGGAGCAGGCCGGCATCGGCGAAATTGTTGTGCACGCCCCCTATATTATTAACCTGGGCTCCTACAAGCCGGACACATTCGAGCTGGCAGTTAGCTTCCTGCAGGAGGAGATTCGCCGGACCGACTACATAGGCGTCCGCAATATCGTGCTGCATCCAGGCGCCTATACCGATAAGGACGCGGAGTTCGGCATCGCGCGGATCGCGGAAGGCTTGAACGAGGTGCTGGCAGGCACCAGCGGCACGAATGTCAGCATCGCGCTGGAGACGATGGCCGGCAAAGGCACGGAGATCGGACGCAGCTTCGAGGAAATTGCGGCCATTATCGACAAGGTGCAGCATAACGAGCGGCTGACGGTTTGTATGGATACGTGCCATATGCATGACTCCGGCTATGATCTGATCCACGATCTGGATGGTGTGCTGGAGCAGTTCGACCGCATCGTTGGCCTGAGCCGTGTTGCCGTCGTGCATATTAACGACACCAAGAATCCGCGCGGTGCGGGCAAGGACCGCCATGCTCCAATCGGAGCGGGCTGGCTGGGACAAGCCGCGATTTCGAGAATCGTGAACCACGAGGCGCTCCAGGGCCGCCCGTTTATTCTCGAGACGCCGTGGATCGGCAAGGAGGACAAGACGCAAAGGCCGATGTACGAGGTGGAAATTGCGCTGCTGCGCGGCGATGTGAGGGGCCGATTCGGCGAGAGCTTCCTGGAGGATGTAGACCGTCTTCAGTCCTACTTCGCCAAACAAGGCGTGGACCCGCGCGGCTTTGTCATTGACACCTGGACGCTGCTGAAGAACGACGCCAAAGCCAAAAAGGCGGACCCTCGCGAGCCGATGGAGCGCTTGTACGATCAGATTATCGCTGACAGCGTGTTATCGGCAGAGCTGACGGAGGAGCAGGTGAATCAGCGTCTGACGGCGTGGTTCGCCGGCAAGGAATTGTTCGCGCAAGTGTAG
- a CDS encoding DUF2621 domain-containing protein produces MSSAPNWFMYFIVFWAIVMVVAMSIGGFFMFRKFLKVLPMRDGKSKLDWQNYWVERSRSMWGEEAKAFLDELVSPVPTAFRDIAKHSIAAKIGQVAIEYGATTVTREHCIEGYIRATPKRDYRSLVTFLDKKGIDYAPYQHLLNK; encoded by the coding sequence ATGAGCTCAGCGCCGAATTGGTTTATGTATTTTATCGTATTCTGGGCCATCGTAATGGTGGTGGCCATGTCGATCGGCGGCTTCTTTATGTTCCGGAAGTTTCTGAAGGTGCTCCCCATGAGAGACGGCAAGTCCAAGCTCGACTGGCAGAACTATTGGGTTGAGCGCAGCCGCAGCATGTGGGGCGAGGAGGCCAAGGCATTTCTGGACGAGCTGGTATCCCCGGTCCCGACCGCATTCAGGGATATCGCCAAGCATTCCATAGCAGCCAAGATCGGGCAGGTTGCCATTGAATATGGCGCGACTACGGTCACGAGAGAGCATTGCATCGAAGGCTACATTCGGGCCACGCCCAAACGGGATTACCGCAGCCTGGTAACCTTCCTGGATAAGAAGGGAATCGATTACGCTCCCTATCAGCATCTGCTGAACAAATAG
- the purU gene encoding formyltetrahydrofolate deformylase — translation MSSQSNQSHQAGEAAGKSGRARILISCPDRSGIVAAVSHFLYEHGANIVQSDQYTMNPEGGMFFIRFEFVLNDLDKELPVIVEDFSRVSDRFEMKWHIFRASRKKRLAIFVSKEDHCLLELLWQWQAGDLDADIAMVVSNHNDMRQLVESFGIPYHHIPVTADTKAEAERKQLELVSDKADLIVLARYMQIISPKFIEQFPNRIINIHHSFLPAFVGGKPYAQAYNRGVKIIGATAHYVTEELDGGPIIEQDVQRVSHRDDVDDLKRIGRTIERVVLARAVKWHIEDRVLVHQNKTVVFN, via the coding sequence ATGTCATCCCAATCGAATCAATCCCATCAGGCAGGCGAAGCAGCGGGCAAGAGCGGCCGCGCGCGCATTCTGATCTCCTGCCCTGACCGCTCCGGCATTGTAGCGGCGGTGTCGCATTTCCTGTACGAGCATGGCGCTAATATTGTGCAATCCGATCAATATACGATGAATCCGGAAGGCGGCATGTTCTTCATTCGCTTCGAATTTGTCCTGAATGATCTGGACAAGGAGCTTCCCGTCATCGTTGAAGACTTCTCCAGGGTATCGGACCGCTTCGAGATGAAGTGGCATATCTTCCGCGCGAGCCGCAAGAAGCGTCTTGCCATCTTCGTGTCGAAGGAGGACCATTGCCTGCTGGAGCTGCTATGGCAGTGGCAGGCCGGCGATCTGGATGCCGATATTGCTATGGTTGTCAGCAATCACAATGACATGCGCCAGCTCGTGGAGTCGTTCGGCATTCCGTACCACCACATTCCGGTGACAGCAGACACGAAGGCCGAGGCGGAGCGCAAGCAGCTTGAGCTGGTGTCCGACAAGGCGGACCTGATCGTGCTGGCACGCTACATGCAGATTATTTCGCCGAAGTTCATCGAGCAGTTCCCGAACCGTATTATCAATATCCACCATTCGTTCCTTCCGGCATTCGTCGGCGGCAAGCCGTACGCCCAGGCTTATAATCGCGGGGTCAAAATTATCGGCGCGACGGCTCACTATGTCACGGAAGAGCTGGACGGCGGTCCCATCATCGAGCAGGACGTTCAGCGCGTCAGCCACCGGGACGATGTGGACGATCTGAAGCGCATCGGCCGGACAATCGAGCGCGTCGTGCTGGCGAGAGCGGTTAAGTGGCATATTGAAGACCGCGTCCTGGTGCATCAGAACAAGACGGTTGTGTTCAATTAA